A stretch of the Porifericola rhodea genome encodes the following:
- the creD gene encoding cell envelope integrity protein CreD has translation MPGKTKTFYERFSSWTRNSITLRIVSIGILVLLLLIPSSMIESLIRERQNYRQQAIQDVSASWADAQIIGGPILTLPYRTTYVNSEQQLTETVAYAHFLPDDLNIRGEVSPESRKRGIYEAVVYRSSLSFDGSFSQPMLEVVGLSEKDVIWHEAFISLGIPDMRGIEEKIELNWNGASYPFSPGTGPSQILASGVRVSIPLDSALHNFNFKFELKLNGSSSLSFLPLGKNTNVSIQSDWGNPSFVGAFLPDSHQVNAEGFKANWEVLHLNRNFPQVWKGEQYSFSLQGLAYEKASPDYYVEPNLANSKSYSFGVNLLMPVDEYQKSMRSAKYAIMFIALTFLTFFFVEILNRKRIHPIQYLLVGLALCLFFTLLLAISEHSSFNIAYIISCIAVSALIAVYVQAVFKDKRLSSLLILLLLLMYGFIFTLLQLQDYALLIGSIALFIILAVVMYISRKIDWYALSEQEDD, from the coding sequence ATGCCTGGAAAAACCAAAACTTTTTACGAACGCTTTAGCAGCTGGACCAGAAATTCTATTACGCTGCGTATTGTTTCTATCGGTATTCTGGTACTGCTGCTACTGATCCCCAGCTCTATGATAGAAAGCCTTATCCGTGAGCGGCAAAATTACCGCCAACAGGCTATTCAGGATGTTAGTGCCTCTTGGGCTGATGCACAAATTATAGGAGGTCCAATATTAACGCTGCCCTATAGAACAACTTATGTCAACAGTGAACAACAATTAACAGAAACTGTAGCATACGCTCATTTTTTACCTGATGATCTCAATATCAGGGGAGAGGTTTCACCAGAAAGCCGTAAGCGTGGTATTTACGAAGCTGTAGTTTATCGCTCAAGCTTGAGCTTTGATGGTAGTTTTTCTCAACCCATGTTGGAAGTTGTAGGTTTGTCAGAAAAAGATGTGATTTGGCATGAGGCATTTATTTCGTTAGGCATACCAGATATGCGAGGCATAGAAGAAAAGATAGAGCTTAACTGGAATGGAGCAAGCTATCCTTTTTCACCGGGCACCGGCCCCTCTCAAATACTAGCCTCAGGAGTGAGAGTAAGCATACCCCTGGATAGCGCCTTGCATAATTTCAACTTTAAGTTTGAACTTAAACTTAATGGCAGTAGCTCTTTGAGCTTTCTTCCTCTGGGCAAAAATACAAACGTAAGCATACAGTCTGACTGGGGCAACCCTAGTTTTGTAGGCGCCTTTTTGCCGGACTCTCATCAGGTAAATGCAGAGGGCTTTAAAGCGAACTGGGAAGTACTACACCTTAACCGTAATTTCCCTCAGGTTTGGAAAGGGGAACAGTACAGCTTTTCACTTCAAGGTTTAGCTTACGAAAAGGCTTCTCCCGATTATTATGTTGAGCCTAATTTAGCAAATAGCAAATCTTACAGCTTTGGAGTAAACTTACTTATGCCGGTAGATGAGTACCAAAAAAGTATGCGCTCTGCTAAGTATGCCATCATGTTTATTGCCCTGACCTTTCTTACCTTCTTTTTTGTAGAGATACTAAATCGTAAGCGCATACACCCCATTCAGTATTTACTGGTAGGGTTGGCGCTTTGCCTGTTTTTTACGCTATTGCTGGCCATTTCTGAGCATAGTAGTTTTAATATCGCTTACATTATATCGTGTATTGCAGTAAGCGCGCTAATCGCTGTTTATGTACAGGCTGTTTTTAAAGATAAAAGGCTAAGCAGCCTGCTGATTTTATTACTTCTACTGATGTACGGCTTCATTTTTACTCTGCTCCAACTACAAGATTATGCATTACTGATCGGTAGTATTGCTCTCTTCATTATACTGGCAGTAGTCATGTATATTTCCAGAAAAATTGATTGGTACGCGCTTTCAGAACAAGAGGATGATTAG